From a region of the Deltaproteobacteria bacterium genome:
- a CDS encoding histidine kinase produces the protein MSVTPIKSEEGVCTSAVIILRDLRQIRELEEQVRRSAKLAATGKLAAGIAHEIRNPLSSVRGFAHFLKHSLADD, from the coding sequence ATAAGCGTTACTCCCATCAAGAGTGAGGAGGGCGTCTGCACCTCTGCGGTGATTATTCTCAGAGATCTTCGCCAGATCAGAGAACTCGAGGAACAGGTCCGCCGCTCTGCAAAGCTGGCAGCTACCGGCAAGCTGGCTGCAGGGATAGCGCACGAGATACGCAATCCCCTCAGTTCGGTGCGAGGTTTTGCCCATTTTCTCAAACACTCCCTTGCAGACGACC